The following is a genomic window from Desulfitobacterium chlororespirans DSM 11544.
ATTGGATTATTGATCTTGGCCCAAGCGTTTCTGCTTTTCGGAAAGGTAGATCCTTTAACGAAGATCGCTGTGGTCCCTTGGCTCTCGACGGGTTTTGCCATATTGCTGATCGTGGTGGTAGTTCAGCTCAGAAATGGCGATTTTGTTGGGGCAACCGCCAGCGGCTTGCTGGGAGCAGTTCTGCTGGGGCATAATTTTGTAAAAGGAATTATCGATCTGGTATTTTTGGTGAATGGAAAGACACCTTCTCAAGAAATAATAACGGGAGGATATACGGTTGATGGGATGGCTTTCCTGTGTTCCGGGATCATATTGCTTTCCATGGGTTACTTGTTGGGGCATGAAACCAAATGGGGTGCATTTTCAGTATGGGCAGCAGCGCTGGGGTTTCTGTCTTTGGCGGCCACAAATCTTGGACTAGGGCCGATGTTTGGAAAAATAGGTGTCTGGGGATTGATGATTATGGCAGTTTGGTTGATTTATTCAGGGATTGCCAATTTGATCAATGGTGCAATGCAGAAAATCGTTTTACCGCTTGGAGAGCCTTTATTTATGCATAGAAAATGAGAACACTAATCCTTTGAAAAAGAGCCTAATTAATGGGCTCTTTTTTTACAGGGAAATGTTTGAATGAGTTATTTGAATGAGCTTAAATGTATTCAAAAGTATAAAAGAATAAAGATAAATTTCACAAAAAATGATATGATGAGAAAAATGAAGAAAAATAAAAAATATCTATATTTTAGGGATTTTAAGATAGAATAAAAAATATTCCGGTTTGGGGGGCATGTTCATGAAGGTCGATTCTGAATTGGCACGGTTGATTATTGAGCAGATGGATGGAGTCGCTATTACAGATAAGGAAGGCAGATATATCTATGTCAATGACAAATGGGTAAAAAGAATGAATAAGCAGCCGGAAGAAGTGCTTGGAAAATATGTTAAAGAAATATATCCCCAGACCAAAATCGATCTGGTTTTAAAAACCCGCAGACCGATTATCGGGGAGATATTCTATAATAATGAAATAGAAAAAGATCCGGTAGGAATCATCAACTATTTGCCGGTCTTTAAGGATAATGAACTGTTTGCAGGATTGATATTTGCCATTTTTGAAGATATGAAAGTCGCTTTGGAATTCAAGAAAAAAGTAGAGCATTTGTCCCGGGAATTGGAATACTTTAAGGAAGAACTGCGGAAAATCCGGGGTTCCCGTTATACGGTGGACAATATTATCGGAAACAGCAAAGCCGTTTTACATTTGAAAGAGCAAATCTACCAGGCCGCCCGCTCAACATCAACAGTACTGATTGAAGGAGAGACGGGGACTGGTAAGGAGCTGGTAGCGCATGCCATTCATGATTCCGGCCAGCGCAATGTTTATAATTTTATTAAGATTAACTGTGCCGCCATTCCGGAGGACTTGCTGGAATCGGAGTTTTTCGGTTATGAAGAAGGTGCTTTCACAGGGGCTAAAAAAGGCGGGCGCAAAGGTAAATTTGAGATGGCCCATAACGGAAGCTTGTTTCTGGATGAAGTCAATCAGATGCCGTTGGTTTTACAACCGAAATTGTTGAGAGTCTTACAGGAGAAAGAAATCGAGCGTATTGGCGGTCACGGCAGTATACCTGTGAATGTAAGAGTAATTGCCGCCAGCAATGTTTCGTTGGAGAGGCTTGTTCAAGAAAAAAAGTTCCGGAGCGATTTGTTTTATCGTCTTAATGTGGTCAGGATCAGCATACCGCCGCTGCGGGAAAGGAAGGAAGATATCCCGTTGCTGGCCCAGGAATTGCTGAAACGGTTGAATTTTCAATTGGGGCTGAATGTAAAGGAAATTTCGTCTGAAGTCATGGAACTTTTAGTGAGCTACAACTGGCCCGGCAATATACGGGAATTACAGAATGTGTTGGAAAGAGCCATGAATATTGCCTGGGGAGAAGTATTGGAGATCAGCCATTTTAGCTGGTTTAGGGATCATCAAGGAGGGGCGTCGAGAAACCTGCGTAAAGATGTCGTGGTGGGGGAATCTTTGCGGGAGAAAAAAACTCAAACGGAGAAAGAAGCGGTTGAAGAAGCACTGAAGATATGCCAGGGCAACAAGGCTCAGGCGGCCCGCCTCCTGAATATTTCACGCACGAGTTTTTATAAGAAACTTAAAAAATACAGTTTGTTCTGAATCGATTGAGCTTAGAAACCTGCGGGCAGCTTTTATGTGTAAACAAAAAGTAACAGTCAACTTTGGCTTACAAATGGCCCGAAAAAGGGGTTTCCGGGCCGGAGAGTCCGGATTTCCCCGTGATGATGTGTAAACTTTTGGCAGCATAGAGCTTTTAATCATATCA
Proteins encoded in this region:
- a CDS encoding sigma-54 interaction domain-containing protein; its protein translation is MKVDSELARLIIEQMDGVAITDKEGRYIYVNDKWVKRMNKQPEEVLGKYVKEIYPQTKIDLVLKTRRPIIGEIFYNNEIEKDPVGIINYLPVFKDNELFAGLIFAIFEDMKVALEFKKKVEHLSRELEYFKEELRKIRGSRYTVDNIIGNSKAVLHLKEQIYQAARSTSTVLIEGETGTGKELVAHAIHDSGQRNVYNFIKINCAAIPEDLLESEFFGYEEGAFTGAKKGGRKGKFEMAHNGSLFLDEVNQMPLVLQPKLLRVLQEKEIERIGGHGSIPVNVRVIAASNVSLERLVQEKKFRSDLFYRLNVVRISIPPLRERKEDIPLLAQELLKRLNFQLGLNVKEISSEVMELLVSYNWPGNIRELQNVLERAMNIAWGEVLEISHFSWFRDHQGGASRNLRKDVVVGESLREKKTQTEKEAVEEALKICQGNKAQAARLLNISRTSFYKKLKKYSLF